Proteins encoded together in one Lysobacterales bacterium window:
- a CDS encoding peptidase M35: MIQRNSAAVRGLGTLVLSITAALAATSVQAAGLSVVMAPSLDKASQDIGSAVHFTMRNDGKEAVSVLKWQTPFFGIEHDLFDVAVGGMDSDYNGRWIKRGAPSADDWMTLQPGESKSIELDLSEAYDFSASGQYEMKYAIDLAAGADAHDSPRGGHAKRIESFPILRWVDGAGEPNNYDEAFPIGMKALNPTPAFESCSTTRQSSIKTALTSARSYAINSDSYFTSKTYSTVTTRYKTWFGTATSSRFNSVKGNYDRIEYALANTKLTFNCGCTQNYYAYVYPTQPYRVYLCNAFWSAPNTGTDSKAGTIIHELSHFDVLGNTDDIVYGQSGAKSLAISNPSSAIKNADSHEYFSENTPSQN; encoded by the coding sequence ATGATTCAGCGCAATTCGGCCGCTGTTCGCGGTCTCGGAACACTCGTGTTGTCGATCACCGCAGCGCTTGCGGCCACATCGGTGCAGGCTGCCGGTCTGAGCGTGGTGATGGCGCCTTCGCTCGACAAGGCCAGCCAGGACATCGGCTCCGCGGTCCACTTCACCATGCGCAACGACGGCAAAGAAGCCGTCAGCGTCCTGAAGTGGCAGACGCCGTTCTTCGGCATTGAGCATGACCTGTTCGATGTGGCCGTCGGCGGCATGGACTCCGACTACAACGGTCGCTGGATCAAGCGCGGCGCGCCAAGCGCGGACGACTGGATGACGCTGCAGCCGGGCGAGTCCAAGTCGATCGAACTCGACCTGTCGGAAGCCTACGACTTCTCAGCCTCCGGCCAGTACGAGATGAAGTACGCGATCGACCTGGCTGCGGGCGCCGACGCCCACGACAGCCCTCGCGGTGGCCACGCCAAGCGCATCGAATCGTTCCCGATCCTGCGCTGGGTGGACGGCGCCGGCGAGCCGAACAACTACGACGAAGCCTTCCCGATCGGCATGAAGGCGCTGAATCCGACACCGGCGTTCGAGAGCTGTTCGACCACGCGCCAGAGCTCGATCAAGACCGCACTCACCTCGGCACGCAGCTACGCCATCAACTCCGACAGCTACTTCACCAGCAAGACCTACTCGACCGTCACCACCCGCTACAAGACCTGGTTCGGCACCGCCACCAGTTCGCGCTTCAACAGCGTCAAGGGCAACTACGACCGCATCGAATACGCGCTGGCCAACACCAAGCTGACCTTCAACTGCGGCTGCACCCAGAACTACTACGCCTACGTCTACCCGACCCAGCCCTACCGCGTGTACCTGTGCAACGCCTTCTGGTCGGCACCGAACACCGGCACCGACTCCAAGGCCGGCACCATCATCCACGAACTCAGCCACTTCGACGTACTCGGCAACACCGACGACATCGTCTACGGCCAGTCCGGCGCCAAGAGCCTCGCCATCAGCAATCCGTCGAGCGCCATCAAGAACGCCGACAGCCACGAGTACTTCTCGGAAAATACCCCGAGCCAGAACTGA
- a CDS encoding phenylalanine--tRNA ligase subunit beta: MKFSENWLRALAPVDADRADLMHRLTMAGLEVEGVEVLGEGLDGVVIGEIIEAEKHPNADKLRVCMVAVGQGEPLQIVCGAPNARVGLKAPLATIGATLPNGIAIKQAKLRDVDSFGMLCSTRELGLSDDHAGLMELPADAPVGQAFATWIGLPDASIEIKLTPNRPDCLSLRGLAAEVSALYGLTPDDAAQIVVDAQSSVARNVRLDAPADCPRYLGRAIEGIDPAAATPLWLKERLRRCGLRSISAVVDATNYVMLELGQPMHTFDLDALHGGISVRRARTGEKIKLLDEREVELDAGFLIIADDKNALAVAGVMGGYDSRVTTTSRNLFLESAHFAPAAVQGRARKLGLHTDASHRFERGVDPELPRQAIERLTQLIVEIAGGVPGPVVEAKSDAHLPVRAPVRLRAARLARVTGIALAATEVERILHALGLRVSACEGGWEAVPPSQRFDIEIEEDLIEEVVRVHGYERVPTAVPRGEIALRLPPEAQVPSAAMRAALIARDYRECLHFSFVASSWLQQWGMAEGAVALANPLSADLDVMRTSLLPGLVDALRRNQSRQLERVRLFEIGKSFQAGDPPIETPRLALVATGTAAAEQWGVSAREIDFFDIKGDLEQLFALTGQAAAFTLRPARVRWLHAGRGAELLREGHVVGFAGCLDPRLAGELGLAGDVYVAELELAALTARDLPRAGDLSRYPSLRRDIAIVVEKTIEFARLEDIVRETLGPLLREFVLFDEFAGKGLPENTRSLAMGLILQEASRTLADVDADSAVQSVLAALEQKTGAKLRG; the protein is encoded by the coding sequence ATGAAATTCTCTGAAAACTGGTTGCGCGCGCTGGCGCCCGTGGATGCGGATCGTGCTGACCTGATGCATCGCCTGACCATGGCCGGACTCGAGGTCGAGGGCGTGGAGGTGCTGGGTGAAGGTCTCGATGGCGTGGTCATCGGGGAGATCATCGAAGCCGAAAAACATCCCAACGCAGACAAGTTGCGTGTGTGCATGGTCGCGGTCGGGCAGGGTGAGCCGCTGCAGATCGTCTGCGGCGCACCCAATGCGCGCGTCGGTCTGAAGGCACCGTTGGCGACGATCGGTGCGACCCTTCCGAACGGCATCGCAATCAAGCAGGCCAAGCTGCGTGATGTCGATTCGTTCGGCATGTTGTGCTCGACGCGCGAACTGGGTTTGAGTGACGACCACGCCGGCTTGATGGAGTTGCCGGCCGACGCGCCGGTCGGGCAGGCATTTGCCACCTGGATCGGACTGCCCGATGCCAGCATCGAGATCAAACTGACGCCGAATCGTCCGGATTGCCTGAGCCTGCGCGGACTGGCTGCGGAGGTCTCCGCGCTGTATGGCTTGACGCCTGACGATGCTGCGCAGATCGTGGTGGACGCGCAGTCGTCGGTGGCGCGCAACGTGCGACTCGATGCACCCGCCGACTGCCCGCGCTATCTCGGGCGTGCGATCGAGGGCATCGACCCCGCGGCAGCGACGCCGCTGTGGCTGAAGGAGCGCCTGCGCCGTTGCGGTCTGCGCTCGATCAGCGCGGTGGTCGATGCGACCAATTACGTGATGCTCGAACTCGGGCAGCCGATGCATACCTTCGACCTCGATGCGCTGCACGGCGGCATCAGCGTGCGCCGCGCGCGCACGGGCGAGAAGATCAAGCTGCTCGATGAGCGCGAGGTCGAACTCGATGCCGGGTTTCTGATCATCGCCGATGACAAGAACGCGCTCGCCGTCGCCGGGGTGATGGGCGGCTACGACTCGCGCGTGACCACGACCAGTCGCAACCTGTTCCTCGAGTCCGCACATTTCGCGCCGGCCGCGGTGCAGGGGCGCGCGCGCAAGCTCGGGCTGCATACCGATGCCTCGCACCGCTTCGAACGCGGTGTCGATCCGGAACTGCCGCGCCAGGCGATCGAGCGCTTGACGCAGTTGATCGTCGAGATCGCCGGCGGCGTGCCCGGCCCGGTGGTCGAGGCGAAGTCGGACGCGCACCTGCCAGTGCGTGCTCCGGTGCGCCTGCGCGCCGCGCGTCTGGCGCGCGTGACCGGAATTGCTCTGGCGGCGACGGAGGTCGAGCGCATCCTGCACGCGCTCGGGCTGCGCGTCAGTGCTTGCGAGGGGGGCTGGGAGGCGGTGCCGCCGAGCCAGCGTTTCGACATAGAGATCGAGGAAGACCTGATCGAAGAAGTCGTTCGCGTGCATGGCTACGAACGCGTGCCGACAGCGGTGCCGCGCGGCGAGATCGCGCTGCGGCTTCCGCCCGAGGCGCAGGTTCCGAGCGCGGCGATGCGCGCGGCGCTGATCGCGCGCGATTACCGCGAGTGCCTGCACTTCAGTTTCGTCGCCTCGTCCTGGCTGCAGCAGTGGGGCATGGCGGAGGGCGCAGTCGCGTTGGCCAATCCGCTGTCGGCCGATCTGGATGTGATGCGCACCAGCCTGTTGCCGGGTCTGGTGGATGCCTTGCGTCGCAACCAGTCGCGGCAACTGGAGCGCGTGCGCCTGTTCGAGATCGGCAAGTCGTTCCAGGCCGGTGACCCGCCGATCGAAACGCCGCGTCTGGCGCTGGTCGCGACCGGAACCGCGGCCGCCGAGCAGTGGGGCGTGTCCGCGCGCGAGATCGACTTCTTCGACATCAAGGGGGACCTGGAACAGTTGTTCGCGCTGACCGGGCAGGCGGCGGCGTTCACGCTGCGTCCGGCACGGGTGCGGTGGCTGCACGCCGGTCGCGGCGCCGAGTTGCTGCGTGAAGGGCATGTGGTCGGCTTCGCTGGCTGCCTCGATCCGCGCTTGGCCGGGGAACTCGGCCTTGCGGGCGATGTGTACGTCGCGGAACTGGAACTGGCCGCATTGACCGCGCGCGATCTGCCGCGGGCAGGCGATCTGAGCCGTTATCCATCGCTGCGCCGCGACATTGCGATCGTCGTCGAAAAAACCATTGAATTCGCGCGATTGGAAGACATTGTGCGGGAAACGCTTGGGCCGCTACTGCGGGAATTCGTGCTGTTTGACGAGTTTGCCGGCAAAGGCTTGCCTGAAAACACAAGAAGCCTCGCTATGGGCTTGATTTTGCAGGAGGCTTCGCGCACCCTTGCGGACGTGGATGCCGATTCTGCGGTGCAGTCCGTGTTGGCTGCACTGGAACAGAAGACGGGCGCGAAGTTGCGAGGCTGA
- the ihfA gene encoding integration host factor subunit alpha, producing MALTKAELAERLFEHVGLNKREAKEFVDSFFDVMRDALARGEQVKLSGFGNFDLRQKNQRPGRNPKTGEEIPISARRVVTFRPGQKLKVRVEAYAGSGQQ from the coding sequence ATGGCGTTGACCAAGGCAGAACTCGCCGAACGGCTCTTTGAGCACGTCGGCCTGAACAAGCGCGAGGCGAAGGAGTTCGTCGACTCGTTCTTCGACGTGATGCGCGATGCCTTGGCGCGTGGAGAGCAGGTGAAATTGTCGGGTTTCGGCAACTTCGATCTGCGCCAGAAGAACCAGCGCCCCGGCCGCAATCCGAAAACCGGCGAAGAAATCCCGATCTCGGCTCGACGTGTGGTCACGTTTCGTCCGGGCCAGAAGCTCAAGGTGAGGGTCGAGGCGTATGCTGGATCAGGGCAGCAATAA
- a CDS encoding S8 family serine peptidase, which translates to MRFRSGVLVLAVAVAIAFVLHADPVGAGQLRLATGDVDTDGLTRSSAEVEAESRVSHLIVQFDRASTADVRAALARSGAAIEAYVPDAAFRVRRNGVSGDALRAIPGVTWVGHWRSEWKLAPALRAATPGTRFDVYGHVDGDLDALLAAIAKLAPTARIEIHGSDRLPRATIALSVDANAMLDALARADAISWIAPHAAPEPHNTEASGAIQSGVVGTHPLWTRGLTGHGQVVAVADSGLDANERWFTRYDPGSGALVFVTPAQDTTPPAPGSLVSNAKVIANWVQPGATAYETLAPCGTVEAIQHGTHVSGSVAGDSGVTATPLLAHADAGDGMAPNAQLLFQDIGADCLVVADYAATLLQARAGGAHIHSNSWGAPTGNSYTGYDFDADDTTWALQDLLLVASAGNRADAIAAIGSPGNAKNALTVGALLHGASECAASLHTTAGVWGTSIGPGSGWRDKPEISAPGVATISAAGDDFSFGAEEPAESKALSGTSMATPTVAGGAALMRQYFAEGRYPHGSVSAGDRLHLLAPTLKAAVVNSTGEILNSFIGETRLPSYISGWGRMYLDRDLYFPGDSRRQRVFERSHGSGLATGEVHEYAIENVASGQALRATLAWFDVASIPGVDYPLVNDLDLEVVGPGGELYRGNAFGDDTSCQTQACYDPCEATLPQRPVNSTISIANVGSRDSRNNLEAIRLLAPTPGRYVFRVRGFSVPGNDRVGSDRQGYGLVVAGAFGLPAAPPAAAPQNPAVTQNDSSGIRVEFDAVVGATAYQLYRAIGSCAAADIADFHLAGVATGASVLDPNTIGGDTYAYRVRAIGNDVEGTASACIEAVSNDDCTLPPLFDREAPVADAAAASCRVALSWNPAPARCALSSAVEYTVQRSLTPDFAAFASFIASSANYLDTSVANGVPYFYRVLARDSFGNESLPSAIRNATPVGAGGPAGLGFIDDADTRTHAELETPWQFASGLVADGSYAYKTGASAAVYPRNTCASVTLPALTLPDDATLRYDARFQLETGWDGVVVEISTDDGATWSDLPPSGGYPGSFEATGSPPINACGYPSTRGAFSGDNGAFQTYARSLAAYAGQRVRIRWRLSTDPGIELQGFHLDAIRIDSPRLPLPPDLILRAGFDNDDAAAVGNELRSTLKRHRPARGGPMRARAVASQFWLGVFSEKYSWLSAFLMALDGLLMARLLAPDWP; encoded by the coding sequence ATGCGATTCCGTTCTGGCGTGCTGGTTCTCGCGGTCGCGGTCGCGATCGCGTTCGTGTTGCACGCGGACCCGGTCGGCGCCGGCCAGCTGCGGCTGGCGACCGGTGATGTCGACACCGATGGCTTGACGCGCAGCAGCGCCGAAGTCGAAGCCGAATCGCGGGTATCGCATCTGATCGTCCAGTTCGATCGCGCATCGACAGCGGATGTGCGCGCGGCGCTCGCGCGCTCCGGGGCTGCCATCGAAGCCTACGTGCCGGATGCGGCTTTCCGTGTGCGTCGCAACGGCGTGTCCGGCGACGCGTTGCGCGCGATCCCGGGCGTGACCTGGGTCGGCCATTGGCGCAGCGAATGGAAGCTGGCGCCGGCCTTGCGTGCAGCGACTCCGGGCACGCGCTTCGATGTCTACGGCCACGTCGATGGCGATCTGGATGCACTGCTTGCGGCGATCGCCAAGCTCGCGCCGACGGCGCGCATCGAGATTCACGGCAGCGACCGCTTGCCGCGCGCGACGATCGCGCTGTCGGTCGACGCGAATGCCATGCTCGATGCACTCGCGCGAGCCGACGCAATCAGCTGGATCGCGCCGCATGCGGCGCCCGAGCCGCACAACACCGAGGCTAGCGGCGCGATCCAGAGCGGTGTCGTCGGCACGCATCCGCTGTGGACGCGCGGGCTTACCGGGCATGGCCAGGTGGTTGCGGTTGCCGACAGCGGACTCGATGCCAACGAGCGCTGGTTCACCCGTTACGACCCGGGCAGCGGCGCGCTGGTGTTCGTCACGCCGGCGCAGGACACGACCCCGCCGGCGCCGGGCTCACTGGTCAGCAATGCCAAGGTGATCGCGAACTGGGTGCAGCCCGGCGCGACCGCGTACGAGACGCTCGCTCCCTGCGGTACCGTCGAGGCGATCCAGCACGGCACCCACGTCAGCGGCAGCGTCGCTGGGGATAGCGGCGTCACCGCGACGCCGCTGCTCGCCCACGCCGATGCCGGTGATGGCATGGCGCCGAACGCTCAGTTGCTGTTCCAGGACATCGGTGCCGATTGCCTGGTCGTCGCCGACTACGCGGCCACGTTGCTGCAGGCGCGCGCCGGCGGCGCGCACATCCACAGCAACAGCTGGGGCGCGCCCACCGGCAACAGCTACACCGGCTACGACTTCGATGCCGACGACACCACCTGGGCGCTGCAGGACCTGCTCCTGGTCGCCTCGGCCGGCAATCGTGCCGACGCCATCGCCGCCATCGGCTCGCCCGGCAACGCCAAGAATGCGCTGACCGTCGGCGCACTGCTGCACGGTGCCAGCGAGTGTGCGGCCAGCCTGCACACCACCGCTGGCGTCTGGGGTACGAGCATCGGCCCCGGCAGCGGCTGGCGCGACAAGCCCGAGATCAGCGCGCCCGGCGTGGCCACGATCTCCGCGGCCGGCGACGACTTCAGCTTCGGTGCCGAGGAACCGGCCGAGAGCAAGGCGCTGAGCGGTACCTCGATGGCGACCCCGACGGTCGCCGGCGGCGCTGCACTGATGCGTCAGTATTTCGCCGAGGGCCGCTATCCGCACGGCAGCGTCAGCGCCGGCGATCGTCTCCACCTGCTGGCGCCGACGCTGAAGGCGGCCGTGGTCAACAGCACCGGCGAGATCCTCAACAGCTTCATCGGCGAGACACGGTTGCCGAGCTACATCAGCGGCTGGGGTCGCATGTACCTGGATCGCGACCTCTACTTTCCCGGCGACAGTCGCCGCCAGCGGGTGTTCGAGCGCAGCCACGGCAGTGGACTCGCCACCGGCGAAGTGCATGAGTACGCGATCGAAAACGTCGCCTCCGGGCAAGCGTTGCGCGCGACGCTGGCCTGGTTCGACGTTGCGTCGATCCCGGGCGTCGACTATCCGCTGGTTAACGATCTCGACCTCGAAGTCGTCGGCCCCGGCGGCGAGCTGTATCGCGGCAATGCTTTCGGCGACGACACCAGTTGCCAGACGCAGGCCTGCTACGACCCCTGCGAAGCGACGCTGCCGCAGCGCCCGGTCAACAGCACGATTTCGATCGCAAACGTCGGCAGCCGCGACTCACGCAACAACCTCGAAGCGATCCGTCTGCTGGCGCCGACGCCGGGACGCTACGTATTTCGCGTGCGCGGATTCTCGGTGCCCGGCAACGATCGCGTCGGCAGCGATCGGCAAGGTTACGGACTGGTGGTCGCTGGTGCCTTCGGACTGCCGGCCGCGCCGCCCGCGGCCGCGCCGCAGAATCCCGCGGTCACGCAGAACGACAGCAGCGGCATCCGCGTCGAATTCGATGCCGTGGTCGGTGCGACTGCGTACCAGTTGTACCGTGCCATCGGCAGTTGCGCCGCCGCCGACATCGCCGACTTCCATCTCGCCGGCGTCGCCACCGGCGCCAGCGTCCTCGACCCCAACACCATCGGCGGCGACACCTACGCTTATCGTGTGCGCGCCATCGGCAACGATGTCGAGGGCACGGCCAGCGCCTGCATCGAAGCGGTTTCGAATGACGACTGCACGCTGCCGCCCTTGTTCGATCGCGAAGCGCCCGTGGCCGATGCCGCTGCGGCCAGTTGCCGCGTCGCGCTCAGCTGGAATCCGGCGCCGGCGCGCTGCGCGTTGTCGAGCGCGGTGGAGTACACGGTGCAGCGCTCGCTGACGCCGGACTTCGCCGCATTCGCTTCCTTCATCGCATCGTCGGCCAATTATCTCGACACCAGCGTCGCCAACGGCGTGCCGTATTTCTACCGCGTGCTCGCCCGGGATTCGTTCGGCAACGAAAGCCTGCCGAGCGCGATCCGCAACGCCACTCCGGTCGGCGCCGGTGGCCCGGCCGGCCTCGGCTTCATCGACGATGCCGATACCCGCACCCACGCCGAACTCGAAACTCCCTGGCAGTTCGCGAGCGGATTGGTCGCCGACGGCAGCTACGCGTACAAGACCGGTGCCAGCGCGGCGGTCTATCCGCGCAACACCTGCGCCAGCGTGACGTTGCCGGCGCTCACCCTTCCCGATGACGCAACCCTGCGCTACGACGCCCGCTTCCAGCTGGAGACCGGCTGGGACGGCGTGGTTGTAGAGATCTCCACCGACGACGGCGCCACCTGGTCCGACCTGCCCCCGAGCGGTGGCTACCCCGGCAGCTTCGAGGCCACCGGCAGTCCGCCGATCAACGCCTGCGGCTACCCGTCCACGCGAGGCGCCTTCAGCGGCGACAACGGCGCCTTCCAGACCTACGCCAGATCGCTCGCCGCCTACGCCGGCCAACGCGTGCGCATCCGCTGGCGCCTCTCCACCGACCCCGGCATCGAACTGCAAGGCTTCCACCTCGACGCCATCCGCATCGACTCCCCCCGTCTCCCGCTCCCCCCCGACCTCATCCTCCGCGCCGGCTTCGACAACGACGACGCCGCCGCGGTAGGAAATGAGCTGCGCAGCACCCTGAAACGACATCGGCCCGCGCGAGGCGGGCCGATGCGGGCGAGGGCGGTCGCCAGTCAGTTCTGGCTCGGGGTATTTTCCGAGAAGTACTCGTGGCTGTCGGCGTTCTTGATGGCGCTCGACGGATTGCTGATGGCGAGGCTCTTGGCGCCGGACTGGCCGTAG
- a CDS encoding MerR family transcriptional regulator: MLDQGSNNELPPIPAKRYFTIGEVSDLCAVKPHVLRYWEQEFTSLNPVKRRGNRRYYQRHDVLMIRQIRSLLYDQGFTIGGARQRLEGNQGKAEATIGTQIVKQVRQELEEVLVILKR; the protein is encoded by the coding sequence ATGCTGGATCAGGGCAGCAATAACGAGCTCCCGCCGATCCCGGCGAAGCGCTACTTCACCATCGGTGAGGTGAGCGACCTGTGCGCCGTGAAGCCGCACGTGCTGCGTTATTGGGAGCAGGAATTCACCAGCCTGAACCCGGTCAAGCGTCGCGGCAACCGTCGCTACTACCAACGCCACGACGTGCTGATGATCCGCCAGATCCGTTCGCTGCTGTACGACCAGGGCTTCACCATCGGTGGCGCGCGCCAGCGCCTGGAGGGTAACCAGGGAAAGGCTGAAGCGACGATCGGTACGCAGATCGTCAAGCAGGTGCGGCAGGAACTGGAAGAGGTGTTGGTCATCCTGAAGCGCTGA